In Quercus robur chromosome 10, dhQueRobu3.1, whole genome shotgun sequence, a genomic segment contains:
- the LOC126704363 gene encoding uncharacterized protein LOC126704363, with protein sequence MEDLKSPFFLHHGESPGAILVTQLLTKDNYPNWARAMCMALDAKSKLGFVDGSIIASMAITPLEKIAWSKNNSMISSWILNSVSPHISRSVIYRNTAMEVWNSLRNHFLQANSPRISQLQKQISTIIQGDATVTTFFTDLQASWDQLLNLKPLSCCSSGYKQKGKVSMADQVSLDSKPGQSEAAS encoded by the exons ATGGAGGATCTGAAGAGTCCATTTTTCTTACATCATGGAGAGTCACCAGGTGCAATTCTTGTCACTCAGCTCTTGACAAAAGACAATTACCCTAATTGGGCTAGGGCTATGTGTATGGCATTGGATGCGAAGAGCAAGCTAGGTTTTGTGGATGGCTCTATAATAGCTTCCATGGCAATCACTCCTTTGGAAAAGATTGCTTGGTCAAAGAACAATTCCATGATTTCTTCATGGATCTTGAACTCAGTCTCTCCTCACATCTCCAGAAGTGTGATTTATAGAAACACTGCAATGGAGGTTTGGAATTCACTTAGGAATCATTTCTTGCAAGCCAATAGTCCACGGATTTCACaacttcaaaaacaaatttcaacaaTCATACAAGGAGATGCAACAGTAACTACTTTCTTCACTGATCTTCAAGCTTCTTGGGATCAATTGCTCAATCTCAAGCCTTTATCATGTTGTTCTAGTG GGTATAAGCAAAAAGGCAAGGTTTCTATGGCTGATCAAGTGAGTCTTGATAGTAAACCTGGTCAATCTGAGGCTGCATCATAG